A single Streptomyces sannanensis DNA region contains:
- a CDS encoding glycerophosphodiester phosphodiesterase, translating to MNFLTIGHRGVMGVEPENTLRSFIRAQHAGMDVIELDLHLSKDGALVVLHDADVDRTTDGTGPVTDKTLAELRELDAGHGERVPLFEEVLDAVSAPLQAEIKDSAAARALAQVMHRRDLVGRVEVASFHDAALAEIAALVPGVRTALIASTWGDDVVDRARAVGASSLALNIRRLTLEVVERAHAEGLKVIGWVVNTQDELRLARALELDGIATDLPEIRRTGRFTA from the coding sequence TTGAACTTCCTCACCATCGGTCATCGCGGAGTCATGGGTGTCGAGCCGGAGAACACCCTCCGTTCCTTCATCCGCGCCCAGCATGCGGGTATGGACGTCATCGAGCTGGATCTGCATCTGAGCAAGGACGGCGCGCTCGTCGTCCTGCACGACGCGGATGTGGACCGTACGACGGACGGCACCGGGCCGGTCACCGACAAGACCCTCGCCGAGCTGCGCGAGCTCGACGCGGGCCATGGCGAGCGCGTACCCCTCTTCGAGGAGGTGCTGGACGCCGTGTCCGCGCCCCTTCAGGCCGAGATCAAGGACTCGGCCGCGGCGCGGGCCCTCGCCCAGGTGATGCACCGGCGCGACCTGGTCGGGCGTGTCGAGGTCGCGTCCTTCCACGACGCCGCCCTGGCCGAGATCGCCGCGCTCGTACCGGGTGTGCGGACCGCGCTGATCGCCAGTACCTGGGGCGATGACGTGGTGGACCGCGCCAGGGCGGTAGGGGCCTCTTCGCTGGCGCTGAACATCCGCCGGCTGACGCTCGAGGTCGTCGAGCGAGCGCATGCGGAAGGACTCAAGGTCATCGGCTGGGTGGTGAACACCCAGGACGAGCTCCGGCTGGCCCGCGCGCTGGAGCTCGACGGGATCGCCACCGACCTCCCGGAGATCCGCCGCACCGGCCGGTTCACCGCCTGA
- a CDS encoding GNAT family N-acetyltransferase, with protein METLTFRDGTESDVDAVVALVESAYRGDSGRKGWTTESDILEGQRTDPEGVRAVITTSGSRLLAVEGDGRIIACCQLEHRGEAVYFGMFAVSPELQGAGLGKRIIAEAERIAREEWGAREMHMTVISVRVELIAWYERRGYRRTGETNPFPYGDERFGIPQRPDLEFELLVKPLS; from the coding sequence ATGGAGACCCTCACCTTCCGGGACGGCACCGAATCCGATGTCGACGCGGTCGTGGCGCTGGTCGAGTCGGCCTACCGGGGGGACAGCGGCCGGAAGGGATGGACCACGGAGTCGGACATCCTCGAGGGGCAGCGCACCGACCCCGAGGGGGTCCGTGCGGTCATCACCACATCCGGCAGCCGGCTGCTGGCCGTGGAGGGGGACGGCCGGATCATCGCCTGCTGCCAGCTGGAGCACCGCGGCGAGGCCGTGTACTTCGGCATGTTCGCCGTCAGCCCGGAACTCCAGGGCGCCGGCCTCGGCAAGCGGATCATCGCCGAGGCGGAGCGGATCGCGCGCGAGGAATGGGGTGCGCGCGAGATGCACATGACGGTGATCTCGGTGCGCGTCGAGCTCATCGCCTGGTACGAGCGCCGCGGCTATCGCCGTACGGGGGAGACGAACCCCTTCCCGTACGGCGACGAGCGCTTCGGCATTCCGCAGCGCCCGGACCTCGAGTTCGAGCTGCTCGTCAAGCCGCTTTCCTGA
- a CDS encoding VOC family protein — MVHVLSSRILLRPTDPERSRAFYGRTLGLAVHREFGVGPERGTVYFLGGGFLEVSGRAGTPPAPDLELWLQVADVQAAYGELSARGVEVLRPPVKEPWGLIEMWIADPDGHRIVLVEIPADHPLRRDQRTLGDD, encoded by the coding sequence ATGGTGCATGTACTGAGCAGCAGGATCCTGCTTCGTCCCACCGACCCGGAGCGCTCCCGCGCCTTCTACGGCCGGACGCTCGGCCTCGCCGTCCACCGCGAGTTCGGCGTCGGCCCGGAGCGCGGGACCGTCTACTTCCTCGGCGGCGGCTTCCTCGAGGTGTCCGGCCGCGCCGGCACCCCGCCCGCGCCGGATCTCGAGCTGTGGCTCCAGGTCGCGGATGTCCAGGCCGCGTACGGCGAACTGTCGGCGCGCGGCGTCGAGGTGCTCCGGCCACCGGTGAAGGAACCGTGGGGGCTGATCGAGATGTGGATCGCCGACCCGGACGGCCACAGGATCGTCCTCGTCGAGATCCCGGCGGACCATCCCCTCAGGCGGGACCAGCGCACGCTCGGCGACGACTGA
- a CDS encoding DUF5134 domain-containing protein produces MHGPALSGWLLVALCGMTGAYCVLRMRSESGPERAGAAGEALMGFGMAAMAVPAAAVTPPGWVWGGYAVVFGGAALRALGAARSGGHHLHHLVGSLAMVYMSLAMLAPPGGGHAGHGAGAPAGVPPVTGALLAYYAAYVLRTGAALVPVPVAAGVAARGTRSELALACRLAMGLGMVAMLLAL; encoded by the coding sequence GTGCATGGTCCGGCGCTGTCCGGGTGGTTGCTCGTGGCACTGTGCGGGATGACCGGTGCGTACTGTGTGCTGCGAATGCGCAGCGAATCCGGGCCGGAGCGCGCCGGTGCGGCCGGTGAGGCACTGATGGGGTTCGGCATGGCCGCGATGGCCGTGCCCGCCGCGGCGGTCACTCCCCCGGGCTGGGTGTGGGGCGGGTACGCCGTCGTGTTCGGCGGCGCGGCACTTCGGGCCCTGGGGGCCGCCAGGAGCGGCGGGCACCATCTGCACCATCTGGTCGGTTCGCTGGCGATGGTCTACATGTCGTTGGCGATGCTCGCGCCGCCGGGCGGCGGGCATGCGGGGCATGGGGCGGGGGCCCCTGCTGGGGTTCCGCCGGTGACGGGCGCGTTGCTGGCGTACTACGCCGCGTACGTGCTGCGGACGGGCGCCGCGCTGGTGCCGGTGCCCGTCGCGGCGGGCGTCGCCGCCCGTGGGACGCGGTCCGAGCTGGCGTTGGCGTGCCGGCTGGCGATGGGGCTCGGCATGGTGGCGATGCTGCTCGCGCTCTGA
- a CDS encoding M56 family metallopeptidase, translated as MMVSLALLLLGVVAAVAAPRLLSRADWPEREPVVALWVWQCVVAAVLICFGLSMVLSAAAAWQEVRGQVFAPAPRAVVEAYALGPHGPWAAVMAVALACGGAWTAAMLTREIRRARARRAQQRAELLLRAPLLPGEKPGGDPLVVLEGERPDAWWLHGTAPQLVISTAAMRRLKGHQLDAVLAHEQGHARARHDWLLNCSAALANGFPRIPVFAAFRDEMHRLVELAADDAASRRFGRLTIALALVELNEHRGVFGPSPTREGEVSQRVRRLLTAAPRLTAGRRLRLTAAATLVPVVPLLVAFVPGLSALA; from the coding sequence ATGATGGTCTCCCTCGCGCTGCTGCTGCTCGGCGTCGTGGCCGCCGTCGCCGCCCCCCGACTGCTGTCGCGGGCCGACTGGCCGGAGCGCGAGCCGGTGGTGGCGTTGTGGGTGTGGCAGTGCGTCGTGGCCGCCGTGCTGATCTGCTTCGGGCTTTCGATGGTGCTGAGCGCGGCCGCCGCCTGGCAGGAGGTACGGGGCCAGGTGTTCGCGCCCGCGCCCCGCGCGGTCGTCGAGGCCTACGCGCTGGGCCCGCACGGGCCCTGGGCGGCGGTGATGGCGGTGGCACTGGCCTGCGGCGGGGCCTGGACCGCGGCGATGCTCACCCGTGAGATCCGCAGGGCGCGGGCGCGTCGGGCCCAGCAGCGCGCCGAACTCCTGTTGCGCGCCCCGCTGCTGCCCGGTGAGAAGCCGGGCGGCGATCCTCTGGTCGTACTGGAAGGAGAGCGCCCGGACGCCTGGTGGCTGCACGGCACGGCGCCCCAGCTGGTGATCAGCACTGCGGCGATGAGACGACTGAAGGGCCATCAGCTGGACGCGGTGCTGGCGCACGAGCAGGGTCACGCCCGGGCCAGGCACGACTGGCTGCTGAACTGTTCCGCCGCGCTGGCCAACGGCTTCCCCCGGATCCCGGTGTTCGCCGCGTTCCGTGACGAGATGCACCGACTGGTCGAACTGGCCGCCGACGACGCCGCATCACGTCGGTTCGGGCGGCTGACGATCGCTCTCGCCCTGGTGGAACTCAATGAGCACCGCGGCGTGTTCGGCCCTTCCCCGACCCGGGAGGGCGAGGTGTCGCAGCGTGTGCGCCGGCTGCTGACCGCGGCGCCGCGCCTCACCGCGGGACGGAGGCTGCGGCTGACCGCGGCCGCGACGCTCGTCCCCGTGGTACCGCTTCTGGTGGCCTTCGTACCGGGTCTGAGCGCGCTGGCATAG
- a CDS encoding helix-turn-helix domain-containing protein, translating to MSPRSASVNEELRRRSRERLLQATVELVAERGYEATTLGDIADRAGSARGLISYYFPGKRQLLQSAVHRLMHLTLEEVLERAPRTDDGRERLARAIDAMLGLAHDRPVLIRAHMAGILQAEGFVQCAEQQRLAFLLRDTLRRYGSHDVDADYPMLRALLMGAVFAELLPGAPMPLPRLRAELFERYGLDLEMGVPPGGEPSGGTRQDVPVQSKYSG from the coding sequence ATGTCCCCGCGCAGCGCATCGGTCAATGAAGAGTTGCGCCGACGTTCCCGGGAAAGGCTGCTCCAGGCGACCGTTGAGCTCGTCGCGGAGCGCGGATACGAGGCGACGACCCTGGGCGACATCGCCGACCGGGCGGGATCGGCCCGCGGTCTGATCTCGTACTACTTCCCCGGCAAGCGGCAGTTGCTGCAGTCGGCCGTGCACCGGCTGATGCATCTCACCCTGGAAGAGGTGTTGGAGCGGGCGCCGCGTACCGACGACGGGCGGGAGCGGCTGGCGCGGGCCATCGATGCCATGCTCGGACTCGCTCATGACCGGCCCGTGCTGATCCGGGCACACATGGCGGGAATCCTGCAGGCGGAAGGCTTTGTGCAGTGCGCCGAGCAACAGCGGCTGGCCTTCCTGCTGCGGGACACGCTCCGGCGCTACGGCTCGCACGACGTGGACGCCGACTATCCGATGCTGCGGGCGCTGCTGATGGGCGCGGTCTTCGCCGAGTTGCTGCCCGGGGCGCCGATGCCGCTGCCGCGGCTGCGGGCGGAGCTGTTCGAGCGGTACGGGCTGGACCTGGAGATGGGCGTGCCGCCGGGCGGTGAACCGTCCGGCGGCACGCGTCAGGATGTTCCGGTTCAGTCGAAGTACTCAGGCTGA
- a CDS encoding DUF305 domain-containing protein, producing the protein MTIRRKTTHFRRLVVAATAVGAVLALGACESGERAPAAAADNGAKVVAPGKPGEPAKILSAKEAAEAVPADTPNAADVMYTQMMITHHAQALEMTALAPKQAGSAKVKRLAERISAAQGPEIGAMRGWLAQHGESETMGGHEHHHGAMPGMATEAQLGELRAAKGKAFDTLFLKLMITHHQGAITMATDVLGDGNNILVQEMANDVISQQSAEIHRMESMS; encoded by the coding sequence GTGACGATCCGTCGGAAGACCACCCATTTCAGGAGGTTGGTCGTCGCGGCGACGGCAGTCGGTGCCGTACTCGCCCTGGGAGCCTGTGAGTCCGGCGAGCGGGCCCCGGCAGCAGCGGCGGACAACGGGGCGAAGGTCGTGGCACCGGGCAAGCCCGGCGAACCGGCGAAGATCCTTTCGGCCAAGGAGGCGGCCGAGGCCGTCCCCGCCGACACCCCCAACGCGGCCGACGTCATGTACACCCAGATGATGATCACACACCACGCCCAGGCGCTCGAGATGACCGCGCTCGCCCCGAAGCAGGCCGGTTCCGCCAAGGTCAAACGGCTCGCAGAACGCATCTCGGCGGCCCAGGGCCCCGAGATCGGCGCGATGCGGGGCTGGCTCGCGCAGCACGGTGAAAGCGAGACCATGGGCGGACACGAGCACCACCACGGCGCTATGCCGGGCATGGCGACCGAGGCGCAGCTCGGGGAACTGCGCGCCGCCAAGGGCAAGGCCTTCGACACCCTCTTCCTGAAGCTGATGATCACACACCACCAGGGGGCGATCACCATGGCCACCGATGTCCTCGGCGACGGCAACAACATCCTGGTGCAGGAGATGGCCAACGATGTGATCTCCCAGCAGAGCGCCGAGATACACCGTATGGAGTCGATGTCCTGA
- a CDS encoding FAD-dependent oxidoreductase — protein MLRVAVVGSGPSGVYTAQSLVQQTLVPDVRVHVLDRLPCPYGLVRYGVAPDHEKIKSLQNNLRTVLEDDRVCFVGNVEVGPGGVSPARLLELYHAIVYCVGAATDRHLGIPGEDLPGSRSATDFVSWYSAHPDAAGNGFTLGARSAVVIGVGNVAVDVTRILARGPGELRPTDVPQAPLDALGGSLVREVHMVGRRGPSQAKFTTKELRELGSLPAAQALVDPAELALDPAYTDPAALPAVNRRNVEVLRGWAGAAADDRDRRIRLRFFLRPAEILELDGRTAGVRFERTLPDGEGGVRGTGTYENIQAELVLRAVGYRGVPLTGLPFDATRGTVPHAAGRVLRNGEPSPGEYVAGWIKRGPTGVIGTNRPCAKETATSLLEDAPALLRRTPEADPVAALRSAGLRPVEWPGWLAIERAEAALGRSLGRGSVKIPDWQGLLSTALGSEAER, from the coding sequence GTGCTTCGCGTCGCAGTTGTCGGTTCGGGCCCCAGTGGCGTCTACACCGCCCAGTCCCTGGTGCAGCAGACCCTGGTGCCCGACGTCCGGGTGCATGTGCTGGACCGGCTGCCCTGCCCGTACGGACTGGTGCGCTACGGCGTGGCACCGGACCACGAGAAGATCAAGTCGCTCCAGAACAATCTGCGGACGGTTCTGGAGGACGACCGGGTCTGCTTCGTCGGAAACGTGGAGGTGGGCCCGGGCGGAGTGAGCCCGGCCCGGCTACTGGAGCTGTACCACGCCATCGTCTACTGCGTCGGCGCGGCAACCGACCGCCATCTGGGCATTCCGGGCGAGGATCTGCCAGGAAGCCGCTCCGCCACGGACTTCGTCTCCTGGTACAGCGCACACCCCGACGCCGCGGGCAACGGCTTCACGCTCGGCGCGCGGTCGGCCGTGGTCATCGGCGTCGGCAATGTGGCGGTCGACGTCACCCGCATCCTCGCGCGCGGCCCCGGTGAACTGCGGCCGACCGATGTGCCTCAGGCCCCGCTGGACGCCCTGGGGGGCAGCCTGGTGCGCGAGGTACACATGGTGGGCCGACGCGGACCCTCTCAGGCCAAGTTCACCACCAAAGAGCTGCGCGAACTCGGCTCACTGCCGGCCGCCCAGGCCCTGGTGGACCCCGCGGAGCTGGCCCTGGACCCCGCGTACACCGACCCCGCCGCACTGCCCGCAGTCAACCGGCGCAATGTCGAGGTGCTGCGCGGCTGGGCCGGCGCGGCGGCCGACGACCGGGACCGCCGTATCCGTCTGCGGTTCTTCCTGCGGCCCGCGGAGATCCTGGAACTCGACGGACGGACCGCGGGCGTGCGCTTCGAACGCACCCTGCCGGACGGCGAGGGCGGGGTGCGCGGCACCGGAACGTACGAGAACATCCAGGCCGAACTGGTGCTGCGGGCCGTCGGCTACCGGGGCGTACCGCTGACCGGCCTGCCCTTCGACGCCACCCGGGGCACGGTCCCGCACGCCGCCGGACGCGTACTCAGGAACGGCGAGCCCTCGCCCGGCGAGTACGTGGCCGGATGGATCAAACGGGGGCCCACCGGGGTCATCGGCACCAACCGGCCGTGCGCCAAGGAAACGGCCACCTCACTCCTGGAGGACGCCCCGGCCCTACTGCGCCGTACCCCCGAAGCAGACCCGGTGGCCGCGCTGCGCTCGGCCGGGCTACGGCCCGTGGAGTGGCCCGGCTGGTTGGCGATCGAGCGGGCGGAGGCGGCACTGGGGCGGTCGCTGGGCCGCGGTTCGGTGAAGATCCCGGACTGGCAGGGGCTGCTGAGCACGGCACTCGGAAGCGAAGCCGAACGCTGA
- a CDS encoding ArsR/SmtB family transcription factor, with the protein MITATSNRELAHPTREEIRLEGVLHALSDPMRLRVVRELSAVEKELSCSDFELPVTKSTTTHHFRVLREAGVIQQIYRGTAKMNGLRRADLDLLYPGLLDSVLAAADGQALRLGED; encoded by the coding sequence GTGATCACCGCAACGAGCAACCGCGAGCTCGCCCACCCCACGCGTGAGGAGATCCGGCTGGAGGGAGTACTGCACGCGCTGTCCGACCCCATGCGGCTGCGGGTCGTACGGGAGCTGTCTGCCGTCGAGAAGGAGCTGTCCTGCTCGGACTTCGAACTGCCGGTCACCAAGTCGACGACCACGCACCACTTCCGGGTGCTGCGCGAGGCCGGCGTGATCCAGCAGATCTACCGGGGCACTGCCAAGATGAACGGACTGCGCCGCGCGGATCTGGACCTCCTCTACCCCGGCCTGCTCGACAGCGTCCTCGCGGCCGCGGACGGGCAGGCCCTCCGGCTCGGTGAGGACTGA
- a CDS encoding cation-transporting P-type ATPase, which produces MALPGCALLRAVVSSATGALRNEAQARVRIFGRRAHVAVRGLGPGDLPEAAARNLAEDVERGLAALPSVEWAVVNTVLGHAVVGTEGTFETETIADALIEAVEAVEEAHGVTHPLPEHPVSGGRVRRAASAMALHVAAAPVAAFAGLTRRTPIPAGIAALAPLVDAHPRLRRLVEQAVGADNAGLLLASLTAMGQAGSGGLAGVGVDTVRHALRAMEANAEASAWAAAEPRVAGSAAAAAHHTAPEPPPREAPLKPGPIEHYADQALAVAAASFAGSLIVTRRSGRAVGAALAAIPKAPPLAREGFACAFGRGLARRGIVVADPQALRRLDRIGTVLLDTDALATGSHLLADLVALDDDAPAGELAATAHRLFDGSAPERVQRDGEWVLGPVEQLTLRGRSGKRARERLQQKGARLVVGLAHGQHLLAVISVLPEMHDAASAFVPAAHAAGLKVVAVGAHTADASMREADAVGEGGDRLLESVRALQRDGDGVLLLSPDRRALQATDVGVGITDPKGTPPWGADLYLDDGDLASAVVIVESCRTARETARRGVRLAQAAAVVGATAVLAGRAPRPAARGVTAFNAAAALGTLVGVWAAVRLLRRPLPLTTSRHPWHAMDPSTVLARTGGSDDGLTAEEALARAAGTGERAPTPSLGRACLSEMANPLTPVLGAGAAMSASVGAVLDAVIIVAVTALSGFFGGFQRYRTDRAVAQLRRESAVMTNVVRDGEETIAAAAELAVGDVVNLTPGDVVPADGRLLLTHQLEVDESALTGESLPVAKNAAPVLASDLGDRTSMVYEGTTVAAGRGRAVVVATGTATEAGRAAAEGRGAAPPAGVERRLTRITRTTLPVALGSAAAVVAAGMLRGRPTRDTVGAGVGLAVASVPEGLPFLVSAAQLASARRLSARGALLRHPRTIEAAGRTDVLCFDKTGTLTLGRISLVAVAADGHGRPLESLEDEQRAVLAAALRATPRPHNGEALEHATDAAVTEGAQRAGVNRNTAAPGWRHTASLPFEPSRGFHATRGRSGRRRILSVKGAPEEVVKRCATRGGKRLDRKGRRAALAEGEKLAAKGHRILAIGELRDAPGGKLTDEAVDGLDFLGFLAFADRVRGTARDAVRRLTDAGVHIVMITGDHPGTAESMARELGVLDGRRVVTGAELDDLDDRALDRLLPDVGVVARGTPVHKVRVVQAFQRLGRTVAMTGDGANDAPAIRLADIGIAFGTRATPAARAAADLVVTDDRLETVLAALVEGRAMWASVRQALAILVGGNLGEIAFTLLGAAATGTSPLTARQLLLVNLFTDLAPAMAVALRPPQPEAAERMLHEGPQVSLGTALTEEMVCRAVATTLGATAAWLAARFTGRPTRARTVALVALVGAQLGQTLLVGGRSRAIVLSSVGSLAALAAVVQTPVLSRFFGCTPLGPIAWSIALSAAAGATVSSLLLPPLITRVHTAVPGLRPAASQA; this is translated from the coding sequence GTGGCACTGCCGGGATGCGCACTGCTGCGGGCTGTGGTGTCGTCCGCGACCGGCGCACTACGGAACGAGGCCCAGGCACGCGTACGGATCTTCGGAAGACGCGCGCACGTCGCCGTGCGAGGTCTTGGCCCCGGTGACCTGCCCGAGGCCGCGGCGAGGAACCTGGCAGAGGACGTCGAGCGGGGGCTGGCCGCCCTGCCCTCGGTGGAGTGGGCCGTGGTGAACACCGTACTCGGTCACGCTGTCGTCGGCACCGAAGGGACGTTCGAGACCGAAACGATCGCGGACGCCTTGATCGAGGCGGTCGAGGCGGTGGAGGAAGCCCACGGCGTCACACATCCGCTGCCCGAGCATCCCGTCTCGGGTGGGCGCGTCCGTCGGGCCGCCTCGGCCATGGCCCTGCACGTGGCTGCCGCACCCGTGGCAGCGTTCGCCGGTTTGACGCGCCGCACTCCCATCCCCGCGGGCATCGCGGCGCTCGCCCCGCTCGTCGACGCTCATCCCCGGCTGCGGCGACTCGTCGAGCAGGCGGTCGGCGCCGACAATGCCGGACTACTCCTGGCCTCGCTCACGGCGATGGGTCAGGCGGGCTCAGGCGGTCTCGCCGGGGTCGGCGTGGACACTGTTCGGCACGCCCTGCGCGCGATGGAGGCCAACGCGGAAGCCTCCGCCTGGGCCGCGGCCGAGCCGCGCGTCGCAGGCAGCGCCGCAGCTGCGGCCCATCACACGGCGCCCGAGCCGCCTCCCCGCGAGGCGCCGCTGAAACCCGGCCCGATCGAGCACTACGCCGACCAGGCACTCGCCGTGGCGGCGGCGTCCTTCGCCGGATCGCTGATCGTCACCCGGCGCTCCGGACGGGCCGTGGGTGCGGCGCTGGCAGCAATCCCGAAGGCGCCGCCCCTGGCTCGCGAAGGCTTCGCCTGCGCCTTCGGCCGGGGCCTGGCCCGCCGGGGAATCGTCGTGGCCGACCCGCAGGCGCTGCGGAGGCTGGACCGGATCGGAACCGTGCTGCTCGACACGGACGCCCTGGCCACCGGTTCTCATCTGCTGGCCGACCTTGTCGCCCTCGACGACGACGCGCCCGCGGGTGAACTCGCCGCGACGGCCCACCGACTCTTCGACGGCAGCGCCCCGGAACGCGTTCAGCGGGACGGGGAGTGGGTGCTGGGGCCGGTTGAACAGCTGACGTTGCGGGGGCGGTCGGGGAAGCGGGCCCGAGAGCGTTTGCAGCAGAAGGGCGCGCGGCTCGTGGTGGGCCTGGCGCACGGACAGCACCTGCTCGCCGTGATCAGTGTGCTGCCCGAAATGCACGACGCCGCGAGCGCCTTCGTCCCGGCCGCCCACGCGGCCGGGCTCAAGGTCGTGGCCGTGGGTGCGCACACCGCGGATGCGTCCATGCGGGAGGCCGACGCGGTCGGTGAGGGAGGCGATCGGCTGCTCGAGTCCGTACGGGCCCTGCAGCGGGACGGCGACGGCGTACTGCTGCTCTCGCCCGACCGGCGCGCGCTCCAGGCCACCGATGTCGGCGTGGGCATCACCGACCCGAAGGGGACGCCGCCGTGGGGTGCGGACCTGTACCTGGACGACGGCGATCTCGCGTCGGCCGTCGTGATCGTGGAGTCCTGCCGCACCGCCCGGGAGACCGCGCGCCGGGGCGTGCGGCTCGCCCAAGCCGCGGCCGTGGTCGGCGCAACGGCAGTGCTGGCGGGGCGGGCGCCACGGCCGGCAGCCCGGGGTGTGACGGCGTTCAATGCGGCGGCAGCGCTGGGCACATTGGTCGGTGTCTGGGCGGCGGTACGTCTGCTGCGACGCCCCCTGCCACTGACCACGTCGCGGCACCCATGGCATGCCATGGACCCATCCACCGTGCTCGCCAGGACCGGCGGGAGCGACGACGGGCTGACGGCCGAGGAGGCTCTGGCGCGGGCCGCGGGCACCGGCGAACGGGCGCCGACGCCGTCGCTCGGCCGGGCCTGCCTGTCCGAGATGGCGAACCCGCTGACGCCCGTCCTCGGCGCCGGGGCGGCCATGTCGGCGTCGGTGGGCGCCGTCCTCGACGCCGTCATCATCGTGGCGGTGACCGCTCTGTCCGGGTTCTTCGGCGGCTTCCAGCGGTACCGGACCGACCGCGCGGTCGCCCAGCTACGGCGGGAGTCGGCCGTCATGACCAACGTCGTACGGGACGGGGAGGAAACCATCGCCGCCGCCGCGGAGCTGGCCGTGGGCGACGTGGTGAACCTGACCCCGGGCGACGTGGTGCCGGCGGACGGCCGCCTGCTGTTGACACATCAACTGGAAGTCGACGAATCCGCGCTGACCGGCGAGTCGCTGCCCGTGGCAAAGAACGCGGCGCCCGTTCTCGCCTCGGACCTCGGGGACCGTACGTCCATGGTCTACGAGGGCACCACCGTGGCGGCCGGCCGTGGGCGCGCAGTCGTCGTCGCGACCGGCACGGCCACCGAGGCCGGCCGCGCCGCGGCGGAAGGGCGCGGCGCGGCGCCCCCCGCCGGCGTCGAGCGCCGACTGACCCGGATCACCCGTACCACGCTCCCGGTGGCCCTCGGTTCGGCCGCTGCCGTGGTGGCGGCGGGCATGCTGCGCGGGCGCCCCACCCGGGACACGGTCGGGGCGGGTGTGGGGCTGGCCGTCGCCAGCGTGCCCGAAGGACTGCCTTTTCTGGTCTCTGCCGCCCAACTCGCCTCCGCCAGAAGGCTTTCCGCACGCGGAGCCCTGCTCAGGCATCCCCGTACCATCGAGGCGGCCGGGCGCACCGACGTCCTGTGCTTCGACAAGACGGGAACCCTCACCCTGGGGCGTATCTCCCTCGTCGCCGTCGCCGCCGACGGCCACGGTCGCCCCCTCGAATCGCTCGAGGACGAGCAGCGCGCCGTCCTCGCCGCAGCACTGCGGGCGACACCACGCCCGCACAACGGTGAAGCGCTGGAACACGCCACCGACGCCGCGGTCACCGAGGGCGCTCAGCGAGCGGGAGTGAACCGGAATACGGCCGCACCAGGATGGCGACACACCGCCAGCCTGCCGTTCGAACCCAGCCGCGGCTTCCACGCAACGCGAGGCCGCTCCGGCCGGCGCCGGATCCTGTCGGTCAAGGGGGCACCGGAGGAGGTCGTGAAGCGCTGCGCCACCCGCGGCGGCAAACGCCTGGACCGCAAGGGCAGGAGGGCCGCCCTCGCGGAGGGCGAGAAGCTGGCGGCCAAGGGCCACCGGATTCTCGCGATCGGCGAACTCCGGGACGCGCCCGGCGGCAAGCTCACCGACGAGGCAGTGGACGGCCTCGACTTCCTCGGCTTCCTCGCGTTCGCCGACCGCGTGCGCGGCACCGCCCGCGACGCGGTGCGCCGACTCACGGACGCCGGGGTGCACATCGTGATGATCACCGGAGACCACCCGGGCACCGCCGAGTCGATGGCCCGCGAACTGGGCGTCCTGGACGGCAGGCGGGTGGTGACAGGAGCCGAACTCGACGACCTGGACGACCGCGCCCTCGACAGGCTGCTGCCCGACGTCGGCGTCGTCGCCCGTGGCACCCCCGTGCACAAGGTCCGCGTGGTCCAGGCGTTCCAACGTCTGGGCCGTACGGTCGCGATGACCGGCGACGGCGCCAACGACGCCCCCGCCATCCGGCTCGCCGACATCGGGATCGCGTTCGGAACACGGGCCACGCCGGCCGCGCGTGCGGCGGCCGACCTCGTCGTGACGGACGACCGGTTGGAGACGGTACTCGCCGCGCTCGTGGAGGGCCGCGCGATGTGGGCCTCCGTACGCCAGGCACTGGCAATCCTCGTCGGCGGCAATCTCGGCGAGATCGCCTTCACCCTCCTCGGTGCGGCCGCCACCGGGACCTCGCCCCTGACGGCCCGCCAGCTCCTGCTGGTCAACCTCTTCACCGACCTCGCCCCGGCCATGGCCGTCGCCCTGCGCCCACCGCAGCCCGAGGCCGCCGAACGCATGCTCCACGAGGGACCGCAGGTCTCGCTCGGCACGGCTCTGACCGAGGAGATGGTGTGCCGCGCCGTGGCCACGACCCTGGGCGCCACGGCCGCCTGGCTCGCCGCACGGTTCACCGGCCGGCCCACCCGCGCCCGCACCGTCGCCCTGGTTGCGCTCGTAGGCGCACAGCTCGGCCAGACCCTCCTGGTCGGGGGCCGCAGCAGAGCGATCGTCCTCTCCTCCGTGGGCTCCCTGGCCGCACTGGCGGCCGTCGTCCAGACCCCGGTCCTGAGCCGGTTCTTCGGCTGCACGCCCCTCGGCCCCATCGCCTGGAGCATCGCCCTGTCCGCCGCGGCCGGGGCAACAGTGAGCTCACTGCTCCTCCCCCCGCTGATCACGCGCGTCCACACAGCGGTTCCCGGACTGCGACCGGCCGCCTCCCAGGCGTAG